The following are encoded together in the Tripterygium wilfordii isolate XIE 37 chromosome 3, ASM1340144v1, whole genome shotgun sequence genome:
- the LOC119989067 gene encoding uncharacterized protein LOC119989067 codes for MEPNVLPGGIFSPMGTGMLGLEMQLQPPPHHRQQPPQNPQNSQNPSHVNQPQMAAFAHHDPQTQQSTKHGYPYAITSVASKPKQPSPLSDDDDPGFTADDTTGDGKRKISPWHRMKWTDNMVRLLILAVYYIGDEVGSEGNDPTSKKKAGALLQKKGKWKSVSRAMMEKGFYVSPQQCEDKFNDLNKRYKRVNDILGKGTACRVVENQSLLDTMDLSPKMKEEVRKLLNSKHLFFREMCAYHSSCGHNSAGAAPGTNQSPEGAVETSHAQHQQVQQQRCLHSTDNVQILANSGRAGTEVSNMGKRVTGEEGDDEEEDESDEDEDDDEDDEEETEEGNARAQNGHGHEEDDEHDVRRPLKMPRKEETSASIQQLNGEVMSVMQDPGKTPWEKSQWLKLRLLHLEEQQVNHQFHAFEIEKQRLKWLKFSSKKEREMERAKLENERRRLENERMMLLVREKEIELLEIQHHHPQQHSPNKRSDPSSVTG; via the coding sequence ATGGAACCAAACGTTTTACCTGGTGGGATTTTCTCTCCTATGGGAACAGGAATGTTAGGGCTTGAAATGCAATTACAACCACCACCCCATCACCGCCAACAACCTCCACAAAACCctcaaaattcacaaaacccTTCCCATGTGAACCAACCCCAAATGGCTGCTTTTGCCCACCATGACCCACAGACCCAACAATCTACTAAACATGGGTACCCATATGCCATCACCTCTGTAGCCTCAAAACCCAAACAACCATCTCCTCTCAGTGATGATGATGACCCTGGTTTCACTGCTGATGATACCACTGGGGATGGTAAGAGGAAAATCTCTCCATGGCATAGGATGAAGTGGACTGACAACATGGTTAGGCTCCTTATATTGGCAGTCTATTACATTGGTGATGAAGTTGGATCCGAAGGGAATGATCCCACAAGCAAGAAGAAGGCAGGGGCATTGTTGCAGAAGAAAGGGAAATGGAAATCAGTATCGAGGGCAATGATGGAGAAGGGGTTTTATGTGTCTCCACAACAATGTGAGGACAAATTCAATGACTTGAATAAGAGGTATAAGAGGGTTAATGATATACTTGGTAAGGGAACTGCTTGCCGGGTTGTTGAGAATCAAAGCTTGCTTGATACAATGGATTTGTCCCCAAAAATGAAGGAGGAAGTTAGGAAATTGCTGAATTCTAAGCACTTGTTTTTTAGAGAAATGTGTGCTTATCATAGTAGTTGTGGGCATAACTCAGCTGGTGCTGCTCCTGGTACTAATCAGTCACCAGAGGGGGCGGTGGAGACATCACATGCTCAACATCAGCAGGTACAGCAGCAGCGTTGTCTGCATTCAACTGATAATGTCCAAATTCTGGCAAATTCTGGCAGAGCTGGAACAGAAGTATCAAATATGGGGAAAAGGGTGACGGGTGAAGAGGGagatgatgaggaggaggatgagagcgatgaggatgaagatgatgacgaggatgatgaagaggagACAGAAGAAGGCAATGCAAGGGCCCAAAATGGGCATGGacatgaagaagatgatgagcaTGATGTCAGGAGGCCGCTTAAGATGCCAAGAAAGGAAGAGACCTCTGCTTCCATTCAACAATTGAATGGTGAAGTTATGAGTGTGATGCAAGATCCAGGGAAGACACCATGGGAGAAGTCACAATGGCTCAAGTTGAGGCTTCTGCATTTGGAGGAGCAGCAAGTGAACCATCAATTTCACGCCTTTGAGATTGAGAAGCAAAGACTGAAGTGGTTGAAATTTAGCAGCAAGAAAGAGAGGGAAATGGAGAGAGCAAAGCTGGAGAACGAACGAAGGCGGCTTGAGAATGAGAGAATGATGCTTCTTGTACGCGAGAAGGAGATCGAGTTACTTGAAATTCAGCATCACCATCCTCAACAACATTCCCCCAACAAGAGAAGTGACCCATCTTCAGTCACTGGATAG